The Paenibacillus sp. RC334 nucleotide sequence ACCATATGTGTGATAGCCGACACCTGTATACATGCTATACTTCGTTGTCCCACGACCTGTTATTGGACAAAACGGTCACGTTGTTATTGTCTGATTCGTCCAAATAAAGGACGCTAACGTCCATGTTCATCATGGCCCCCCCTCCCTATAATTAATAATGAGAATCAATATCATTATTGGCGATCTAAATAGGGGGAATAGAGAAATGCAAGCATCAGGCAAGGGGAGTATATGGATTGCACTCATAGTTGTATTGCTGCTTTTATCAGGCTGTGGCACTGGAGGCGCGGGTAAGAGTGCGGATTCCGGTGGAGCGACTGGAACGGATAAAGGAACGACGGACACGCAGGGAGCGGCTTCAACCGATTCGGTGCGTACCATTGAGCATGTGTTGGGTAAAACCGAGATTAAGGGGACACCCAAGCGGGTCGTAACGCTGTATAACGGAGCCAACGATGTTATGATCGCCTATGGTATAAAGCCTGTGGGGATTGTGGAGTCCCATGGAACGGAGCCCGTGTATGACTATTTAAAAAAGGATCTCGCAGGGATTCCCACGGTCGGGTTGGAAACACAGCCGAGCCTGGAGGAGATTTATAACCTGAAACCGGATGTCATCATTGCAACCCGATTCCGTAACGAGGCGACGTACCAGCAATTATCGGAAATTGCCCCTACCGTGGCCGTCAATGAAGTATATGAGTGGAAGGAAACCGTAAAACTGATCGGACAAGTGTTGAATCAGGAGGATAAAGGAACACAATTACTGGCGGATTGGGATCAGCGTGTAGCGAATTTCAGGACGAAAATGGGTGACCGTCTGCCGATCAAGGCCTCCATTGTTAATTTCCGCGCGGACCATGCACGTATTTATTATATGGGCTATGCCGGGAAAATTCTGAAGGAGTTAGGCTTTACCCGCCCTCCTGCACAAGAAGGGGATCAGTGGGGAGTTAAAGTCAACAGCAAGGAAAGCATACCCGATATGAATGCAGAGACATTGTTCGTATTTAACTCCGGTAAGGATCCGGCTGCGATTGAAAAAAATGTTGAAGCCTGGACCCGTCATCCTCTATGGAAAAACCTTGATGCATACAAGAAAAATAGCATTTTTAAGGTCGACGAAGTGAACTGGAATTTGGCTGGAGGTTATCTGAGCGCGAATCGGATGCTGGATGATCTTTATAAAATGTATGATCTGAAATCATAAACCTACATGACAATAAGAACAACGGAAATATAGCAGAGGGGTGAGGGGTTATATCTCTCATCCTTCTTTTATGTTGTACCAGGCTGTTGGAAGAGTGAGGCTATGCAACGATGCTAACGACAAATTTAAGAAAATGGACTGGACTTGGTGTATGCCTGATTTTGTTGACAGGAGCTTTATTTCTTGGCCTACTGATGGGTAGAACGCTAATTAATCCAAATTTTATGATTTCTTCCTTATTTCATTATGATGCTCAAAATGTAGAGCATGTGCTGATACATACCGAACGTTTGCCGCGCACGGTCATTGCTGCTGTTGTAGGCGCGAGCTTGGCGATGGCAGGAGCCTTCATGCAGGCACTTACCCGCAACCCGTTGGCTTCACCCAGTACGTTCGGTATCAATGCGGGTGCTTTGTTCTTCGTCTCTATCGCAGCGGTCGCGTTTTCGGTCGAGTCCATGATGTCTCTGATGAGTTTTGCCTTGATCGGCGCAGGACTGGCGGCTATTCTGGTGTACGTCATCGGATCATTAGGCAGGGATGGTTTGACGCCAGTCAAGATTGTATTGTCCGGCTCTGCCATTCACGCTTTGTTTATGTCGATGATCCAAATTATTTTGGTGATGAATGAAACGGGAATGCAAAATGTGTTGTTCTGGATGGCAGGCTCTGTCAGCGGACGTTCGCTGGAGATGCTACAGCCTTTATTTCCTTTTATGCTAGCGGCTGGGATCTCGGCGATGTTTATGGGGAGAGCGGTGAATCTGCTCGTGACCGGGGAAGATGTAGCGAAGGGCTTGGGGCAAAATATCTTATGGGTAAAATGCGCGATGGGCCTGATTATTGTGGTGCTGGCTGGATGCTCTGTTGCTATTGCGGGGGCGATTGGCTTTGTCGGTCTGATCATTCCGCATGTGGCGCGTGCTTTGGTTGGTGCGGATTACCGCTGGATTACCCCTTTTTCGGCGGTACTGGGTGCTTTGCTATTGGTGTCGGCGGATACCGCAGCCAGAGTACTGATTTCGCCGCAGGAAATTCCGATTGGCGTCATTACAGCTTTGATAGGGGTTCCCTTTTTCGTCTACATTGCCCGTAAAGGGGTGGCGTGGAAATGAAGCGCGTGAATTTGAAGCATGGGACTGGCAGAGACGGCATGAATGCGAAGCATTATGTGACGCTGCGCAGCAGGAGCGGCAGGTTTCATATCCAACTGGAAAAGAAAGCACTATGGATGATGTGTGGACTGGCTTTGGCGCTACTGATCATTGGCGTGATTAGTGTAGGCTGGGGAGATACGTATGTGCACCCTTGGGAAGTGCTTCGAGCGATATGGGGGCGTGGCTCAGGCGATTATGATTTTATTCTGTACAGGCTGCGGTTTCCGCGAGCGCTTACGGGAGTGCTGGTTGGTGCGGCTCTGGGCATTGCGGGAGCGGTGCTTCAGGGCATTATCCGTAATCCGCTGGCATCCCCGGACATTCTCGGGATTACAGGCGGAGCATCCGTAGCGGCAGTTACGTTCATTGCTTATGGGGGAGCTGTTTTGAGCATTCAATGGCTACCTGTGGCGGCTGTCGCTGGAGCGCTGGTCGTATCGCTGCTTGTGTATATATTGGCCTGGAAGGATGGTGTGACACCAATCCGACTGGTGCTGGTGGGGATAGGTTTGGCTTCTGCTATGAGCTCGATTACGACGCTGATGCTGGTCATGAGCTCGTCCTTTACAGCCGGCAAGGCTTATATTTGGCTGACGGGCAGCGTGTATGGAGCATCGTGGAATAACGTATATACCATGCTGATCGCTGTTGTGATCTGCACACCTTTGGTTCTCTATTTTTCACGCAGCCTCAACACACAGGAGTTGGGGGATGATGTGGCTACCGGCTTGGGAGTGGAGGTGCAGCGGCATCGTGTGATGTTGCTGCTGCTCAGTGTGATTCTTGCTGGAACTGCAGTAGCAGTTGCGGGAGCGATTGGTTTTGTGGGTTTAATCGCGCCGCATATTGCGCGCAGATTGGTAGGCCGCTCTATGGGTAGCCTGACGCTGGTGTCAGCACTGGTAGGGGGATTGCTGGTGTATCTCGCCGACTTGCTGGCCCGTACGGCTTTTTATCCGATTGATATTCCCGCAGGCATTTTTACAGCAGGGGTGGGCGCACCGTTTTTCCTGTATTTGCTGCTCCAGCGCCGAAATCGGCATTAAAGCCGAGCTGGAATTTTTTTGAACACTTATGGGTGTTTTTCTTTTTTTAATGGAATATAGAAGATCTTAAGTTCGCAGTTTATAAAAGGGGAGGGAAGCTGCATGGGTTTAGAGGTAAAGGACCTGATGATTAACTACGGGACAGATCCGGTTATTCAAGAGCTGGACCTGCAAATTCCGGAGGGAAAGATAACGGTACTAGTAGGCAGCAATGGGTGTGGAAAATCGACGATTTTGCGTGCCATGGCGCGGCTATTGAAGCCTGCGGCGGGAGCTGTGCTGCTGGATGGACAGGCCATTGCCCAGTTACCCTCCAAGCAAATTGCCAAAAGGCTATCCATTTTGCCGCAGGGACCGTCAGCGCCGGAAGGACTGACAGTGTATCAGTTGGTCAAGCAGGGCAGATATCCATATCAGAGCTGGCTGAAGCAGTGGTCGGCAGAGGATGAAGCACAGGTACAAAACGCGCTGCAAGCGACGCAATTGGAGGCTTTTGCGGATCGTCCGGTAGATTCCTTATCTGGCGGGCAGCGCCAGCGTGCGTGGATTTCCATGACTTTGGCGCAGGGGACGGATATGATCCTGCTGGATGAGCCGACGACCTATTTGGACATGACGCATCAAATTGAGATTTTGGACCTGCTGTTTGATTTGAATGAACGAGAAGGGCGGACCATTGTCATGGTGCTGCATGATCTGAATCTGGCTTGTCGCTATGCGCACCATATGGTTGCGGTATACGATAAACGTATTTATGCGCAGGGAAAGCCGGAAGAAATCATGACCGCAGAGACGGTGGAAAAGGTATTCCAACTGCGCTGCCAAGTCATTCCTGATCCCTTGTACGGAACACCGATGTTTATTCCTCATGGAAAGGGGAGGAAAATGGGTGCTGTACGCCAAAGGATCTTCGTTTGAGCCTGACGAATGGTCGTATCTGACGGAAAAATTGCGAATAAGCAGCCGTGGTGAACAAGCTCCAAACGGACGGTATGATCTACCTGCGGTCGATTTGCTGGATGCAACTCAATGCGCCATGTATCTGGATCGGCTGGCAGGGCTGCATGATTTTTCTGCACGCAGGGTAACGGCCTCTGTTTTGGCGAAGCGGTACGGTTTTTTGATCGTGTCCCCGGCTCTGTATGCCATGTCGGTATATAACAAGATGCTGGAAGTCAAGATTGCACCTGTAACGGCATCGGTAACCGCTGCGCCCACTGCGGCTGTGAAAGCTGTACGTGTTCGCAAAACCTGCTGCTATTTTTATCAGATGAAGGAAAAGGGCAGCTATTGCCCTACCTGTCCGAAGATACATTGTACGAGCTAAGTATGAGCTACGATGTTTGGGCTATAGTGAGCTGAAAATTTTGCCTAAGCGCCATTCCGCCTGCTTTGATTCCTAGATGTATAGTGTGAGTTTTGGTTAGATCACGAAAGGAGCTGGTTTGTATGTTTCGGATTCAACCTCGGGTTCAGGGGGTAACGACGGACCTGCTGGAGCTTTATCAGCATGTTAGTGCTTCTACCCTTGGGCATTTCACGGATTTTGGATGTATGCAGGGAGCACAGCCGTTGTTCCGTCCCATTCGTTTGTTGGGGAATGCAGTTACGGTCAGGCTTCCCCATCTGGACTCCACCGCTGTGCGTCATGCACTGGAATTGGCACAAGCGGGTGATGTCCTTGTCGTCGATATGTCCGGTGACGATGCCAGAGCCTGTTGGGGAGAATTCAGAGCCTATGTAGCGATGAAAAAACAACTTGCTGGTGTGATTGTTTCCGGTTGTGTCACAGATGTCGGTATCTTGAACCAGCTGCAATTTCCCGTCTTTTCCAAAGGAATTAGCGCCTTGACTACACGTACACTAGAACTGGAGGGAGAGGTGAATACCTCGATTAGCCTATTTGGGGTCAGCGTACATCCAGGTGATCTCATTTTGGGTGATGACGATGGTGTATTTGTAGTGAAGCCGGAGGAAGCGTGGGAATTGGGGGGAAAAGCTGTGGAAAAACAGCGCAAGGAGGAGCTTACGCGCCAGCAGTTCGGATACGATCAGCTTTTGAATGCCCGGCTGGAAAAGTAGACATTGCACGCGCGTCAGGTGTCCGGTATAGTGTGGATAAAGATTTTACCATCCTTATACGCGTGCGTCACCCTCGTTGCAGCATAGTGGATATGATCCATCCTGCCACACTGGATGCTGCTCCAGTGAAGAATAGGTTTCATCGGTGATGTGAACTTGTAAGGCGTTGTCCAGCACCTTTGTTTTTCGAGCTTTATGCAAGCAGTCTGCGTAAGCGCCGACATAAGCGCCACGTCCTGCTTGTTTACCTGTCAGATCCATTTGGATACCCTGATCCTGAGTACGTACAGTCCGCACAAGCTCCTTTTTAGGAGCATTTTTTTACATACAACGCATTGACGCAGAGGGGCTTTTTTTGTTTTATTGTCAATCTCATCGCATGACATCTGGGAGAGAGCAGGAGGGAAAACGATGAACCAACAGCAATTGGATGAATTTCTCAGAAGCCTGGATGCTGTAGAGGAAATACAGATTCGCACCGGGAAAAATGTGAACGATTTAGAACCCCTAGGGTTTCATATTACCGAAAGCGAAATAGGACATGAGATTCTTCGAATGCAGGGCAAATATTTTTTTGATAGCGGTTCCATTTATATGAGTAAGCACCATCGTTTTGCGGACATGCCCTTACACAATCATGATTTTATTGAAATGAATTATATGTATTCCGGGCAATGCAGACAGGTTATTGACGGCAGGGAAATTAGGCTGGAGCAGGGGCAGATATGTATTTTGGATACGAATGTTCCGCACAGCATTTACGCGCTTGGGGAAAATGATATTTTGGTTAATTTGATTATGAAAATGGAAGCGTTCTCAACCACTTTTTTTTGGACGGTTCAGTAATACGGGTATTGTGGCTGATTTTCTGGCTAACGCGGTATCCCGGGACAGACGACACAACCGTTATATTTTATTTCATTCCCAGCAGATGCTAAGTCATTATGTGCCTTTGCTGCTTACCGAGCTGATGCGGGTGTATCAGCTGGATATGAATTTTGAGCTGGATCATAAGCCGGGTAAAGCGAGCATTATTGATATTTTGCAATACATTGAGCAGCATTATCGGGATTGCACGCTACCCCAATTGGGGGCGGCGTTTAGTTTTAACGCTAATTATCTGGGGAATTTGCTTAAAGAGCAGACAGGCAAAACCTTTCGGGAGCTTGTCCAAACCCAACGGATGCTGCACGCGGAGACGCTACTTCGCCATACGAACCACAGCATCAGCGAAATAGCGTATGAGGTGGGATACGAAAGCCTGAGCTTTTTTTATCGGAAATTTAAGGAGTACTCAGGCTATACGCCCAGTCAGTACCGCGAGTGTCAGGGGCGGGTGAATGAAGTTTGAGATTGACAACAAGGTTCGAATAAAAGGAAAAGAGCTGTCCCTTAGTAGCTAAAACTACCTTGGGGACAGCTCTTATTTAGGAGATTTTGCTTAGCAAGGATTAGTCTCTTCCTTGGTTAGCAGCACTGCGAAGCAAGGCACCGATGTTGCAGGATAGACTTGTTGCAATTATGAAGTAGCCGTTTCTAGCATGCCTTCAAGATCTTTTTTGGTCAGATGGTAATGCTCGTTGCAAAAATGGCAATGTGCTTCGGCCTGTCCATCGGTATGGATCATATCTGCGATTTCCTCACTACCTAAGCTGATAATGGCATTAGAAACTCGTTCCTCAGAGCAGGGGCAATGGAATTGCACAGGCATGGTTTCCAATACTTTAATATTGTCTTCTCCCAAAATCTGTCCAAGTATCTGCTCCGGCGTCAGTCCTTGCATGACCATAGAGGAAATACTCGGAATGGCCTCAAGGCGTCTCTCAATAAAACTGATTACCTCTTCCTGCGTACCCGGCATTAGCTGAATAATAAATCCGCCAGCCGCCTGAATGGAGTTGTCAGGATTGACAATCACCCCGGCTCCAACAGAAGAAGGAATTTGTTCGGATTGGACCAGATATGAGGTGAAGTCCTCACCCAGCTCACCTGATATAAGAGGGACTTGTCCGACAAAAGGCTGCTTTAATCCGATATCCTTGGATACAATCAGCGCTCCATCTGTTCCAACTGCTCTGGCGACGTCTAATTTCCCTATATGATTAAGGTCGAAATGGGTTTGCGGATTTTTTACATAACCTCTAACTTCCCCTTTGGCATTGGTATCGACAAGAATAGTGCCAATGGGGCCGCCACCATTAATCCTGATCGTGAGTTTATCCTCATCTTTAAGCATGGCCCCGAACATGACGCCGACCGTCATGGAGCGTCCCAATGCAGCCGATGCCGTGGGCCAGGTATGATGACGCCGTTGTGCTTCACTTACCGTCCCCGTCGTTCTGACGGCGTAAGCCCGGACCTGGTTATTGTAGGCAAGAGCTTTTACTAAATAATCGTTCATGTTCATGATCCTTTCTGCGATTTCAAATTCTTTACAAAACCCTTTTTTCCTGAATCCAGTTCTCCAAAGAAGTAATTTTGGCAGCATAACCCGCTTTATAAAAGTCAGCGGATAATGATGAGATGGTTTCCCTTTTCAGAACTGCCTTCCAGGACGTTTCCGCCTCTTCCATCAAATTTGTCAGCAGGCAACACTGATCTTCTTCCTTTAATTCAAGCATATCGTTGTAAATACCGCTGGAAGAATAGAGTGTCTGTTGTCCTTCGATCGCAAGATAAATATCAAATACCCGAATATCCTCAGGTTTTTTCTTTAATTTAAACCCGCCTTTGACCCCGGGAACAGAAGTAATCAAATCAGAGCTGACCAATTTTCGCAACAGCTTATGAAAATAAGTGGGCGAAGCACCTAATTGTTGGCTGATGGCCTCTCCTGGCAAAACCGCTTTGTCTGGCAGCATCGCGAGTAGCAGGAGGGCGTAGACAGATTGTTCGACGCCTGTTTTCATATGCATTAGCATCACCTCTATACATTCAAAATCTGTAATCAGTCTAATGTGGATAATGATTATCCATATAAGTAAATGATAGAGGAGCTTTTCGTAAAAGTAAACTATTTCTCAAAAAAATTAAAAATTTAATTCATTTGCAATTCATAACGGGACACATTATTATATTTGACATATCAATTGATATATCAAATAATTAAAGCGGTGAGGGGAATCGTAAAACGATACTCTGACAGTGCAGCTATTTTACTGATTATATGTGATGGTGAAGGAAATGGGACAGGCGTTTACTTCATCAGTGATATAGCATTTCACCAGCGATACAAATACAGGGAGGTTCATTGAAAAATGACTATTCGGAACGTTGCACTATCTATACTAGACCTTGCACCCGTCATTGAAGGCGGCACTCCTGCCGATTCCTTCCGCGATACCGTTGCTCTTGCCCAGCATGCCGAGCAATGGGGGTATCATCGGTACTGGCTGGCGGAGCATCATAACATGCAGGCGGTGGCCAGCGCGGCTACTTCACTGGTTATCGGGCACGTAGCTGCGCATACCAACAAGATTCGGGTAGGCTCAGGCGGCATCATGCTGGCCAATCATGCTCCGCTCATGATTGCAGAGCAGTTCGGAACGTTAGAGTCACTGTATCCGGGACGGATTGATCTGGGACTGGGTAGGGCTCCAGGCACAGATCAGCCTGCCATGAGGGCGCTACGGCGAGGGCTGCACAGCACTGGTGAAGATTTCCCGGAGCAATTAAATGAGCTGCGTTCCTATTTCAATTCAGCGCTAAAAGGGGGAGTTCCGGGTGTACGGGCGGTTCCGGGAGAAGGGCTGGATATACCGATCTGGCTGCTGGGATCAAGCGGATTCAGCGCACAGCTGGCAGGTCAGCTCGGGTTGCCGTTCGCGTTTGCCAGTCACTTTGCCCCGGCTCATTTGCTACACGCTCTGGAGCTGTATCATCGCAATTTCCGTCCATCGAAGGCACTGGATAAGCCGTATGTGATGGTCGGCGTCAATGTGGTTGTTGCAGATTCTGATGAGGAAGCACAGTGGCTTTTCACTTCACAAGAACAACAATTTCTCAATGTGATACGCGGGCAGAGCGGGAAACTAAAGCCACCAGTTGATGACATGGAGAAGCTCTGGAGTGAGCAGGAGAGGGAGGCGGTTCGCGGCAATATGTTGGGGTATTCTGCAATCGGTAGCCCTGATACGGTCAAGCAAAAGCTTGATTTTATAATGAATCAGACGAGAGCCAATGAGCTGATTACAACTTCTCATATATATGATCATCAAGCGCGCCTGCGGTCGTATGAGCTGCTTGCCCAAGTGATGCGAACAGACGAGTAGTTAATCAAATAGTAAGGCCGTGCCGAAAAAGGTTCTCACAACCCGATTCTGGCACGGTCTTATTGCATTTTAAAGCGTATACTTACGAATCAAATAGGTTGGGGTGCAGCTCCACGCGTGACAGTAGCTGTTGATTAAATAACTGCCGTAGGGAGAAAAGGCTTTATTATGGGGATCGTACAATTCCCAGAACGTGTCCGCTCCATCCCGTAGCATACCTCCCCAGTAGGACTTGAGATGTTTTACGGCTCCGTCCCGGGTTTGTCCGGCCCACGAAATTTGGCGGTTGGGACCGCTGACGAAGAAGCCTTGCATTT carries:
- a CDS encoding iron-siderophore ABC transporter substrate-binding protein encodes the protein MQASGKGSIWIALIVVLLLLSGCGTGGAGKSADSGGATGTDKGTTDTQGAASTDSVRTIEHVLGKTEIKGTPKRVVTLYNGANDVMIAYGIKPVGIVESHGTEPVYDYLKKDLAGIPTVGLETQPSLEEIYNLKPDVIIATRFRNEATYQQLSEIAPTVAVNEVYEWKETVKLIGQVLNQEDKGTQLLADWDQRVANFRTKMGDRLPIKASIVNFRADHARIYYMGYAGKILKELGFTRPPAQEGDQWGVKVNSKESIPDMNAETLFVFNSGKDPAAIEKNVEAWTRHPLWKNLDAYKKNSIFKVDEVNWNLAGGYLSANRMLDDLYKMYDLKS
- a CDS encoding iron ABC transporter permease, with amino-acid sequence MLTTNLRKWTGLGVCLILLTGALFLGLLMGRTLINPNFMISSLFHYDAQNVEHVLIHTERLPRTVIAAVVGASLAMAGAFMQALTRNPLASPSTFGINAGALFFVSIAAVAFSVESMMSLMSFALIGAGLAAILVYVIGSLGRDGLTPVKIVLSGSAIHALFMSMIQIILVMNETGMQNVLFWMAGSVSGRSLEMLQPLFPFMLAAGISAMFMGRAVNLLVTGEDVAKGLGQNILWVKCAMGLIIVVLAGCSVAIAGAIGFVGLIIPHVARALVGADYRWITPFSAVLGALLLVSADTAARVLISPQEIPIGVITALIGVPFFVYIARKGVAWK
- a CDS encoding iron ABC transporter permease; this encodes MKRVNLKHGTGRDGMNAKHYVTLRSRSGRFHIQLEKKALWMMCGLALALLIIGVISVGWGDTYVHPWEVLRAIWGRGSGDYDFILYRLRFPRALTGVLVGAALGIAGAVLQGIIRNPLASPDILGITGGASVAAVTFIAYGGAVLSIQWLPVAAVAGALVVSLLVYILAWKDGVTPIRLVLVGIGLASAMSSITTLMLVMSSSFTAGKAYIWLTGSVYGASWNNVYTMLIAVVICTPLVLYFSRSLNTQELGDDVATGLGVEVQRHRVMLLLLSVILAGTAVAVAGAIGFVGLIAPHIARRLVGRSMGSLTLVSALVGGLLVYLADLLARTAFYPIDIPAGIFTAGVGAPFFLYLLLQRRNRH
- a CDS encoding ABC transporter ATP-binding protein, encoding MGLEVKDLMINYGTDPVIQELDLQIPEGKITVLVGSNGCGKSTILRAMARLLKPAAGAVLLDGQAIAQLPSKQIAKRLSILPQGPSAPEGLTVYQLVKQGRYPYQSWLKQWSAEDEAQVQNALQATQLEAFADRPVDSLSGGQRQRAWISMTLAQGTDMILLDEPTTYLDMTHQIEILDLLFDLNEREGRTIVMVLHDLNLACRYAHHMVAVYDKRIYAQGKPEEIMTAETVEKVFQLRCQVIPDPLYGTPMFIPHGKGRKMGAVRQRIFV
- a CDS encoding (2Fe-2S)-binding protein produces the protein MLYAKGSSFEPDEWSYLTEKLRISSRGEQAPNGRYDLPAVDLLDATQCAMYLDRLAGLHDFSARRVTASVLAKRYGFLIVSPALYAMSVYNKMLEVKIAPVTASVTAAPTAAVKAVRVRKTCCYFYQMKEKGSYCPTCPKIHCTS
- a CDS encoding RraA family protein translates to MFRIQPRVQGVTTDLLELYQHVSASTLGHFTDFGCMQGAQPLFRPIRLLGNAVTVRLPHLDSTAVRHALELAQAGDVLVVDMSGDDARACWGEFRAYVAMKKQLAGVIVSGCVTDVGILNQLQFPVFSKGISALTTRTLELEGEVNTSISLFGVSVHPGDLILGDDDGVFVVKPEEAWELGGKAVEKQRKEELTRQQFGYDQLLNARLEK
- a CDS encoding YlxR family protein produces the protein MDLTGKQAGRGAYVGAYADCLHKARKTKVLDNALQVHITDETYSSLEQHPVWQDGSYPLCCNEGDARV
- a CDS encoding AraC family ligand binding domain-containing protein, whose product is MNQQQLDEFLRSLDAVEEIQIRTGKNVNDLEPLGFHITESEIGHEILRMQGKYFFDSGSIYMSKHHRFADMPLHNHDFIEMNYMYSGQCRQVIDGREIRLEQGQICILDTNVPHSIYALGENDILVNLIMKMEAFSTTFFWTVQ
- a CDS encoding helix-turn-helix domain-containing protein, which encodes MADFLANAVSRDRRHNRYILFHSQQMLSHYVPLLLTELMRVYQLDMNFELDHKPGKASIIDILQYIEQHYRDCTLPQLGAAFSFNANYLGNLLKEQTGKTFRELVQTQRMLHAETLLRHTNHSISEIAYEVGYESLSFFYRKFKEYSGYTPSQYRECQGRVNEV
- the hslO gene encoding Hsp33 family molecular chaperone HslO, whose translation is MNDYLVKALAYNNQVRAYAVRTTGTVSEAQRRHHTWPTASAALGRSMTVGVMFGAMLKDEDKLTIRINGGGPIGTILVDTNAKGEVRGYVKNPQTHFDLNHIGKLDVARAVGTDGALIVSKDIGLKQPFVGQVPLISGELGEDFTSYLVQSEQIPSSVGAGVIVNPDNSIQAAGGFIIQLMPGTQEEVISFIERRLEAIPSISSMVMQGLTPEQILGQILGEDNIKVLETMPVQFHCPCSEERVSNAIISLGSEEIADMIHTDGQAEAHCHFCNEHYHLTKKDLEGMLETATS
- a CDS encoding Rrf2 family transcriptional regulator gives rise to the protein MHMKTGVEQSVYALLLLAMLPDKAVLPGEAISQQLGASPTYFHKLLRKLVSSDLITSVPGVKGGFKLKKKPEDIRVFDIYLAIEGQQTLYSSSGIYNDMLELKEEDQCCLLTNLMEEAETSWKAVLKRETISSLSADFYKAGYAAKITSLENWIQEKRVL
- a CDS encoding LLM class flavin-dependent oxidoreductase, producing the protein MTIRNVALSILDLAPVIEGGTPADSFRDTVALAQHAEQWGYHRYWLAEHHNMQAVASAATSLVIGHVAAHTNKIRVGSGGIMLANHAPLMIAEQFGTLESLYPGRIDLGLGRAPGTDQPAMRALRRGLHSTGEDFPEQLNELRSYFNSALKGGVPGVRAVPGEGLDIPIWLLGSSGFSAQLAGQLGLPFAFASHFAPAHLLHALELYHRNFRPSKALDKPYVMVGVNVVVADSDEEAQWLFTSQEQQFLNVIRGQSGKLKPPVDDMEKLWSEQEREAVRGNMLGYSAIGSPDTVKQKLDFIMNQTRANELITTSHIYDHQARLRSYELLAQVMRTDE